From the Thiovulum sp. ES genome, the window AATATCTTCGCCAAGCCGATATTTTCCAGTTTTAACAGAACAGTCGTAAAGTTTATAATCTTCAGTTTCAGGCAAAATTAAATCGTATTTATTTACAAGCTCGATTGATTCTTCACATTTATTATCTCGCAGTTTTTCAACTGAAAGATTTTCCGCAGAACTTTTGATAATTCGCTCAACATCTGGATATGTTTTTTTAGCAGTTAGCATCTCGTTTTCAATACGGAGAACCATTTGAAATTCACCAGTGTCGTGAAGCAAGAGACCTTTTTCATAAATTGCCTGTTTCCCAATTTCTGATTGCAATCCGTATCTTTTTATAAGTTTATTGTGATTTGCAAAAACTTTTGTTTGATTTGTCTCATCTCGACGGAAAAGCAATTTATCCCGATTTTGTCGCACAAGTGTGTCAAACATTCCATAATTGTAAAAATCTAAATATCGCGAATATTCATCAAAAGCCTCTTCAACTTCTCCCGCCATATCAAGCCAAAGAGCAAAATCTTTCAGCATAGGTTCGTAATTATCAATTTGTCGATAATCTTTTCCGTCAAGCAAAATTCTCATAATATTTGAAGATGTTTCAAACTGTTTAAAATATGCTAATTCCGTAGCAATCTTATAGCTTTTTCTAATATCTCTCTGATAAAAAGATGGATTTCCAACAACAATTTTTTGAAAAAATCCCGCTCCCTCTTCACCTTTTAAATCTTTCAAGTAGAATTTTCCAAGTCGGTAAGAAGCTTGAGTTGCGATCTCTAAATCTTTCGTATTAAAAAGAGCCTGTTTGTAAAGTCGAACACCATATCGCTCTTTTCCGACCTGTATCCGATCATCGCCATAATAGACAAATCCCATATTTCGATATTCGCTATCTTTGTGTTCATTAAATAGTCTTTCAAAATAGTATTTTGCATGAGAGAGAAGACCTAGTCGGCTATGAACATATCCAGCATACATAAGAACTTCAGGAACAGCTACATCTGCGGAGAAATTTCGTAAAAAATCTTTTGAGATATTGACAATTTTATTGTAGGCACGAAGTTTAAAAAGAGAACGAATTTGGTAAAGAACAATTTCCGCTTTAAAAAGGGTATTCGGATAAGTCTTTAAAAGTTTGTTTGCCAAATCGATAGTTCGCCGATAACTTCCATCATTATAGTCTTCCCGCAACTCCATATAAAGCTCCATATCATCAGAACTACCTTCAGGAATTGGCTGACCATTTATATCCAAAGCACCGATAAAAGGAACTTTATGATATTTTAAGTCGATTGGGAAATTTATTGTTTTTGGATTATATAAATTTTTTCCTGCAATAAATGGCGGTTTTGCTGTTTTAAATCCAATTATTAGCCAATGTTTAGCAAATTCAACATCTTTTCTTGGTGTAAAAGCTTCTATATTGATGAGGTCATGATCTGAAGAGTATAAAACTGAATTATATCTTGGTTCAATTTTTACAATTGTGTTTTTTCCATTTTCAGAAACTCTCACATCAAAAAAAGAGTTACTAAAACTCTTTAAATTTTTTCCGTAGATTTTAGAGAACTCGCACTTAACAACAGATATTTGCTCAAAATCATTCAGACTTTTTTGGCAATTTACGGGTTCGGGACTACGAAGATTTAGAGTTGAAAATTTCTCTTCACCTTCCCGTCCCTCTCGTATTTCAATCTCAACCGAAAGAAGTGAAGAGAGAAACAGAACAGTTATTAAAAAAATTTTTTTCATAAAAAAGCCTCTTTATTAGAATCCTAAAATTTTAACAAAATTGAGTTTTCTTTTTTTTTCACTTAAAGAAACATTCAGAGTTTTGTTAGAATATTAAAAAAATGGAGAAAAAATGAATCATCCACAAATGCCACAACCTGCTTTTTACATGTTTAAATGTATGCAATCATCACCACCAAATATGCCAAAACCGAGTTGTGTTCGACAAGATACTGCGGATCATTTTCAATATCTTGCACAGAAATTGATGCAAAAAGGGATTATTGGAACAGTTCAACCGATTCAAACAAGTTGTTTAGGTCGATGCCAACTTGGGCCAGTTATGCTTGTAGAACCGGGACATTTTATGTACACGGCTGTTGATAAAGGTGCGATTGATAGAATTATTGATGAACACATTATTGGCGGAAATCCAGTTGAGGAACTTTTAATTAGAGATGAATTTTGGGGAGAGGCAATTCCACCTTCAAAGTTGGCTAGATAATGTTAATTGAGATGTTTCACAGCAAAATTCACCGAGCAACTGTAACGGGTGCAGACCTTCATTACGAAGGTTCTATCTCAATTGATGCTGAACTTCTGGAATTATCAAATATTCGAGTTGGACAGAGAGTTGAGATTTGGAATATAAATAACGGTGAAAGATTTTCAACTTATGCAATTCTTGGCGAACGGGGAAAACGGGAAATCACTCTTAACGGGGCTGCTTCTCGGAAAGTTCATCAGGGAGATAAAATTATCATTGTTACTTATGCACAATACAGTGAAGAAGATTTGGAAAATTACAAACCGACTGTTCTTTTACTTGACGATGATAATAATGTGCAAAAGATAAAAAGAGAGGTTTAAATCTTGTTTGAGAGATACAGACGAGTTAGAATTAATTCTAATTTGCGGAATCTTGTTCAGGAAAATCATTTACGAATTGACGATTTTATCTATCCGCTTTTTATCAAATTTGGTGAGAATTTTAAAGTGGAAATTGAGTCAATGCCAGATGTTTTTCAACTCTCGATCGATCGTGCTATCGATGAGGTCGGCGAACTCAAAAAACTTGGTTTAAAATCATTTCTACTTTTTGGAATTCCTGAAACAAAAGATAGTGTTGGGAGTGATGCTGTTTGTGATAGCGGAATAATTGCAAATGCGGTTCGGGAGCTTAAAAAAGCTCACCCCGACACTTTTATTGTTAC encodes:
- a CDS encoding L-aspartate-alpha-decarboxylase (PFAM: Aspartate decarboxylase~TIGRFAM: L-aspartate-alpha-decarboxylase), which codes for MLIEMFHSKIHRATVTGADLHYEGSISIDAELLELSNIRVGQRVEIWNINNGERFSTYAILGERGKREITLNGAASRKVHQGDKIIIVTYAQYSEEDLENYKPTVLLLDDDNNVQKIKREV
- a CDS encoding ferredoxin; protein product: MNHPQMPQPAFYMFKCMQSSPPNMPKPSCVRQDTADHFQYLAQKLMQKGIIGTVQPIQTSCLGRCQLGPVMLVEPGHFMYTAVDKGAIDRIIDEHIIGGNPVEELLIRDEFWGEAIPPSKLAR